The following are encoded in a window of Brevibacillus sp. DP1.3A genomic DNA:
- a CDS encoding GNAT family N-acetyltransferase, with product MAGRLYLTKPCAELQAEYISFYEEWKESGEPIVPWVVDREPYDFPAYLEFLKSESSEENLSEGYVPHSTYWLINEEQRIVGAVNIRHRLNERLRKYSGHIGYGIRPSERRKGYATEILAQALNITSELGINEVLVICDYDNVASEKTIVKNGGVFEAECTDEDGIVIRRYWITR from the coding sequence ATGGCTGGGCGACTGTATTTAACAAAGCCTTGTGCAGAACTTCAAGCAGAGTATATTTCCTTTTACGAAGAGTGGAAAGAAAGTGGAGAGCCTATCGTACCGTGGGTGGTGGATCGGGAGCCTTATGATTTTCCTGCGTATCTGGAATTTCTGAAGAGTGAGAGTAGCGAGGAAAATCTTTCGGAGGGATATGTTCCTCATTCGACGTATTGGCTCATAAATGAAGAGCAGCGCATAGTGGGGGCGGTGAATATTAGGCATCGTCTCAACGAGCGTTTACGAAAATACAGCGGGCACATCGGATATGGAATCCGCCCTTCCGAGAGACGCAAAGGATATGCGACGGAAATTTTAGCGCAAGCTCTAAACATCACGAGTGAGCTGGGGATAAACGAAGTATTGGTGATTTGTGATTATGATAATGTTGCATCGGAAAAAACGATAGTAAAGAACGGTGGCGTGTTTGAAGCGGAATGTACGGACGAGGATGGGATTGTGATCCGCCGTTACTGGATTACACGATAA
- the cyoD gene encoding cytochrome o ubiquinol oxidase subunit IV: MAQHQNHGGHHSHGSMKEYVIGFILSIVLTIIPLVLVMNPILSKTATMITILVMALLQFVVQLVFFMHIREGEKPRYNVQTLILGLVFVFTIIAGSLWIMLFNKY, encoded by the coding sequence GTGGCACAACATCAAAACCATGGCGGACATCATAGTCACGGATCGATGAAAGAGTACGTGATCGGTTTTATCCTGTCGATCGTGCTCACCATTATCCCACTCGTGCTGGTCATGAACCCGATTTTGAGTAAAACGGCGACCATGATCACGATCTTGGTAATGGCGCTCTTGCAGTTCGTAGTTCAGTTGGTCTTCTTCATGCACATCCGCGAAGGAGAAAAACCACGCTACAACGTACAGACATTGATTCTTGGACTTGTGTTTGTATTTACAATCATTGCAGGTTCCCTCTGGATCATGTTGTTTAACAAATATTAA